One Maribacter sp. HTCC2170 genomic window, GTCTGCCTACAAGGCCCTATCTATTCTAAACAAAGTGGATAGCATGAAACCCATGGAAAAAGATGTCGAAGTAAAGTTCGAATATAGCAATCCCAATTTTCATACAGCCCAACTATTTGTAAATGGTTTTTCAATTGAAAACGATAAGGTAATTATGAAGCTGGGTCTTGAAAAGACCGATTGTAAGGCAAAAAGTACTTGTGGAGTTCCAGTAGAAAAAGTAGCGCAAGAAGAGGCCTGTTGTACCCCTAGTGGTGGTTGCTGTTAATCCAGGGTAGATGCATATTTACGCAATGGCTCCCAAAGATTGGGAATCGGTTTCAAAAATTTATAAAGCAGGCATAAACACTGGCTGTGCTACCTTCGAAAAAAAAGTTCCTTCATATGAGGATTGGGACAAGGCGCATATTTCTTCTTGCAGAATAGTTATCAAAGAAAATGACAAAGTCATAGGCTGGGCCGCCCTATCAACTGTTTCAAGCAGATGTGTTTATGGGGGTGTGGCCGAAGTAAGCGTTTACGTTGGCCAAGATCATTCCGGAAAAGGTGCAGGAAAATTGTTAATGATGCATTTAATAGCGCAGAGCGAAAAGGATGGTTTTTGGACCCTTCAATCAGGAATATTTCCTGAAAACGAAGCTAGTATTGCCTTACATAAAAAAGCAGGTTTTCGATATATTGGCAAGCGAGAAAAAGTTGGTCAATTAGACGGTGTTTGGAAGGATAATCTACTTTTTGAACGAAGAAGCAAAACTATAGGTATAAGCTAGCCAATGTGATTAAAAGACAGTAATTGATAGTTTCACTTGGATTCTTTAGTAACTAATCTTTGTCACCATTTTGCAGATTTTCAGCAAATTTACGTTCAAGTTCTGCTTGAAACTCTTCCATTACCGGTTTTACTGTGCTCTCCGGTAAATCAGCTATTCTAATGTACATTAAACCATCTACTGAATTATTAAAGAGTGGGTCAACATTAAACGCCACTACCTTTGCATTTTGTTTAATATACTTTTTAATGAGTACGGGCAACCGGAGGTTCCCTGGTTCAACCTCATTGATCATTCGGTCAAATTTATTCAAATCCGCTTCAGTTTCATCAAAAATAAACTCTTTATCGGCATCCTTTAATTTCACCTTGAACTCCTTCTTTGGGCTTATATATTGGGCCACATAAGGGTCCCAATAATTACTTTTCATAAACTCTATCATTAAAGATTTAGAAAAGTTTGAAAACTGGTTACTTATACTCACTCCCCCAATGAGATACTTATGTTCCGGGTGCCTTAAGGTAGTATGAACAATACCTTTCCAAAGCAAAAACAACGGCATTGGTTTTTGTTGGTATTTTTTAATGATATACGCCCGTCCCATTTCAATGGATTGCTTCATCATTCCAAACAATTCCGGTTCAAACCTAAAAAGATCTTGGAGATAAAACCCATCGATACCATGGTGCTTAAAAATCTCAGAACCCATTCCCATTCTGTATGCCCCTACAATCTCTTTATCCTTGTCATCCCAAAGAAAAAGATGATGATAGTACTCATCAAACTTGTCTAAATCAATTGAGTTGTTGGTGCCCTCACCAATGGCTCTAAAAGTAACTTCACGCTGCCTCCCAATTTCCTTTAAAATAAAAGGCATATCTATCGCTTTTGCCAAGAAAACCTCATAGTTTTTACTCTGAAGCATTCGGCAATCCTTCTCTCGCAATTTTTCAATTTCTCCTTCAATGACCTCAGTTCTCACTGCAGTAGCAATCTTTTTCGGCGTTTTAGGAAGCTTTAAAGAAGTTGGTATTTGATCGATCAATCGTTCCTTTTCATAGGCATTGGAAAGTAAATATGTTTTTTTACGCAATAACTCGGTAAAATCTGCTAAAGTTTCCTGCTCATTCTGCATTTGAACAGAAATTGGTTGTCCTATTCTAACCTTTATAGGTCTATTCTTTTGCGAATATACCTCTGAAGGTAACTTGGCAGTTCTAAAAATATCGCTGATCTTTGACAAACGATAAAAGAATTTGCTATTCTTCGCATGGAAATATATGGGAACTACTGGCACATTTGCCCTTCTAATAAGTTTTAGTGCCGCTTCTTCCCAGGGCTTATCAACAATTAATCTGTCGTCTTTATAGGTAGAGACCTCACCTGCCGGAAAAATTCCTAAGGGATGGCCATTTCCTAGATGAGACATAGCACTTTTGAAACCAGCAATACTACTTTTTACATCCTTATGGTTTTCAAAAGGATTGACGGGCAAAATATAGGGAGACATCGGTTCTATTCTATTGAGAAGAAAGTTCGCAATAATCTTAAAATCGGACCTATGCGTAACCAATAATTTTAGTAGCAAAACACCATCAATCCCACCTAGTGGATGGTTGGAAATTGTAATGTAGGCTCCATCTTTAGGCAAGCGTTTAAAATCTTCATCTGGAATTTCAAAATCTATTTGATAGTGTCTCAAAATAGCATCAAGAAATTCAATCCCCTCAAGGTGTTTGTGCTTGGTATAAAAGCGATTTATTCCAGAAATTCGTGTGACCTTCATTAAAACCCACCCCATAAAGGTGCCCAAAAAACCATATTTGTGAAGGTTGATTGCCTTGGCTACCTCTTTAGCGGTCACTAAACCCATATTCTTAATAATTTAGGAAGCGTAAATATAGTAAAATACCCTGTTGAAAGCGTTATTTTAACAGGGTTGAAATGAAATTGTATTTCTATTTTACAACTAACTGAACAGTTTCATTGGCACGCTGTTCCAACAAGATTTCATGGCCGTTTTGTAATGAAGAAATGGCATCCGAATCAAAATGACGAATGGTATACAACGATACTCCCTCATGACAGACCACATTGAACCTACTTTTCAATAAGTTCAATAATTCCTGAAGTTGCCCAAACTTATTGTCCACACAAACAGAGAAACTAATCGCGGAATTTTGGATCAAATCTACTTTCATTTTATGGTCATGTAGCATTTTGAACAGTTCACTAATGCTATTTTCAACTATGAATGAAAAATCAAGAGAAGACAATCGCATAAGTACTTGATCTTTTTTCATTATGTAACAAGGAACTTTAGGTTCCAATGTGGTCCCTTTGCCTACGGTTGTACCTTTTCCTTTGGGATTGATGAATGATTTCACCAACAAAGGAATTTCTTTTCTTTGCAAAGGTTGCAGCGTTTTTGGATGTATGACCGAAGCACCATAAAATGCAAGCTCTATCGCCTCTCTATATGAAATTTTGTTCAACAATTGTGCCTCTTCGAAATAACGTGGATCAGCATTTAAAACCCCTGGAACATCTTTCCAGATAGTCACGGAATTGGCGTTTAGGCAATACGCAAAAATGGCTGCGGTATAATCAGATCCCTCACGGCCTAAAGTGGTTGTGAAATTATTATCATCGCTGCCTAAAAATCCTTGGGTTATATAAAGTTTGTCTACATCAATACCACTAGTTACTTTCTCTTGGGTCTTTTCCCAATTTACCACGGCATCACGATAATTATTATCAGTTTTTATAAAATCACGAACATCGAGCCAGCTGTTTTTAATTCCAACTTCATTCAAATAGGCGCTTAAAATTGTGGTTGAAACTAATTCACCGTATCCTACAACTTGATCATAAACGAAACTATACTTAGGAGATTTGTTCCAAGCCAAAAAGCCTTTTACCTCTTCAAACAAAGTTTTGGTCTTGGAAAATACCTCATGTTTGTCATTCTTGAATAAATCCAAAAGAATACCATTATGATATTCGATTACTTCCTGAAAAGCTTCTTTTAGACCTACTTTATCATTAAAATAACAATCAATGATCTTCTCCATGGCATTTGTGGTCTTGCCCATTGCAGAAACCACAAGCAAAGTGTTTTTATGACCTACCTCTGTCAAAACCTTCACCAAGTTCTTTACGCCATCTGCATCCTTAACAGATGCTCCTCCGAATTTGAATATTCTCATAAATTCAATTTATTGTCATTCCCGAAATAGGGAAGTTTTAATCCTAAATACTCCTTAAATAACTATTTATTCCATTCTCATCTAACTGCACAACATCCCAATCGCGTAATACCTTTGCCCCTTTTTTTTCGTAAAAAGCAATGGCAGGTTCATTCCAATCTATCACTTCCCAATTGATACGTTTTGCTCCTCGTGCCGCACCATATTTAACAACTTCATCCAATAAAGCGGTCCCTAATCCACTTCCTCGCATAGATTCGGCCACAACTAAATCCTCCAAGTGTATTATCGGACCCTTCCATGTAGAATAGCGATTATAAACCAACGCCATACCCACAATTTTTGAATCTGATTCAGCCACGAAACAATGAAATAATTTGTTACTTCCAAATCCGTCACGTACCAAATCGTCCTCAGTAACCTCAACTGCACCAGGCTCTTTTTCAAAACTGGCCAGTTCCTTTATCAGTTCTAGAACAGATTTCATATCTGAAGCCTTAGCATCTCGAATATTCATTTTCATAATTGTTACAAATAAAACACAAAGTTATAAATTTAAAAAATCATTTTAGAACGAAAACGTTATAGTTTCACAAATTAACCGATATTTGTGCTCAAATTACATACATCTAAATGGTTGGTAAAAAACACAAAACGCTGGGGGAATTTATCATTGAAAACCAAACTTCTTTTCAATACTCCTCAGGAGAGCTTTCTAAACTTATCAATGCCATAAGATTGGCCGCAAAAGTTGTCAACCATGAAGTAAACAAAGCTGGTCTTGTTGATATTCTAGGTGCTGCGGGTGATACAAATATCCAAGGTGAAAACCAACAAAAGCTGGATGTAATGGCAAACGATATATTTATTCAGACCTTGAAGAATAGAGAGATTGTTTGTGGAATCGCTTCTGAAGAAGAGGATGATTTCATTACCATCAACAGTAATGATGAGCAACACCAAAACAAGTATGTGGTTTTGATAGACCCTCTTGATGGTTCCTCGAATATTGATGTAAATGTTTCAGTAGGAACTATTTTTTCAATCTATAGAAGAGTGACACCTGTGGGAACCCCTGTAAAACTTAAAGATTTTCTTCAACCTGGAAAAAATCAAGTTGCCGCCGGATATATTGTTTATGGAACCTCTACTATGCTGGTTTATACAACTGGGCATGGTGTTAACGGGTTTACCTTAAACCCCGCAATAGGCACCTTTTACCTCTCACACCCAGACATGAGGTTTCCTGAAACCGGAAAAATTTACTCTGTAAACGAAGGTAATTACATCCATTTTCCGCAAGGCGTAAAAGATTATATAAAGTATTGTCAGGAAGAAGAAGATGATAGACCTTATACCTCAAGATATATTGGTTCTCTGGTCTCCGATTTTCATAGGAATATGATTAAGGGTGGTATTTATATGTACCCCAAAAGTAGTCTTGCCTCAAATGGCAAACTCCGGTTACTGTATGAGTGTAACCCCATGGCTTTTTTAGCTGAACAGGCAAATGGCAGGGCAAGTGATGGTACTACAAGAATTATGGAAATAAAACCTACTGAGCTTCATGAAAGAGCGCCTTTTTTCTGTGGAAGTAATAAAATGGTTGAGAAGTTAGAAGAGTTCATTGACCAACAAGCATAAAAAAGGGCGACACCAATCATGTCGCCTTTTTATGTTCTAAGAAATGCGTTATCGCTTTATCAAATAAAGGTAATCCTCAAAATCGATTCTTCCGGTAAAAATCGCAATCGACTTTTCAATAATTCTGTCAGCTTTTTCACTGGTGTACCCTAAACCTATTGCGTATTTCTTCAATAATACCATCTCTTCATCTTCGACCTCATTATCAGCAAAAATAATTTTGAAAAGATCAAAAAGGCGTTCCAATCTTTGTTCTGAACTATTCTGAGGGTCAATAGGATATTTGTTCTTTTTCTTCATTACTTCCTTGAACTCCGCTTCGGAAATATCCAATTTATGGGCAAAACTTTCCAAAAGATGCATTTCCCGTGGGTTAACTTCACCATCTACAGCAGCCAATGTGGCTATCGAAGCAAAATGTGCCAAATTCCTACGTTTCTCACTATGATTGTATAAATCTAAAATGGGCATATGTACTTAATTTATTTTAAACAAATATAATTTTTTTAAAAGTGATATTTTAGTTTACGATTGATTATTTGTCACAAGATAATAATCAAATTTTCGCGAAAGTTAATTCATATCTTGGGCGAGGACCGAGTAGCACTTATATTTGCAATTCAAAAAATGAAAAGACCTCTGAAAAATCGAGGTTAAATCAAAATAGAAGATTACTAAAAATTAAACGGTTGATCCAGACTACAATTCAACAACTGTTCACACAGTCTCCCCAAACTAGGAAACTGCAGGATGCTATTGCCCAGACCGAAAATAATATTGCTATAAAAGGGCTAATTGGGTCCTCTCTTTCCTTTATGTTTTCATCACTTTTCAAAGAAAATGACCTTCCTTTTCTTCTAATTTTCAACGACAAGGAAGAAGCAGCCTACTACTTGAACGACCTTGAACTTTTGATTGGTGAAAAAGATGTGCTTTTTTACCCTGGTAGTTATCGCAGGCCTTACCAAATTGAGGAAACCGACAACGCCAATGTGCTTCTCAGAGCGGAAGTTCTAAACCGAATCAACTCCAGAAAAAAACCAGCGGTAATTGTCACCTATCCAGATGCTTTGTTTGAAAAGGTTGTAACAAGAAAAGAACTCGACAAGAACACCTTGAAAATAAAAGTAGATGATTCACTTTCATTGGATTTTTTGAATGAAGTTCTTTTCGAATACCAATTCAAAAGGGTTGATTTTGTAACCGAACCTGGTGAATTCTCAGTACGTGGAGGCATAGTAGATGTGTTTTCTTTTTCCCATGATGAACCCTATCGAATTGAATTCTTTGGTGATGAAGTGGACAGCATTAGAACTTTTGATGTTGAAACCCAATTATCAACCGAAAAAGTAACGCGAATTACAATTATCCCAAATGTTGAAAACAAACTATTGAACGAGACTAGGGAAAGTTTTCTAAATTACATTTCACCCAAAACAGTGGTTTACGGCAAGAATTTGGAGATGCTATTTGACCGACTGGATTCATTCTTCACAAAAGCTGAAGAGTCATTCGCCAAACTATCTGAAGACATAAAACATGTAGAGCCTTCAGAATTATTCGTAAACTCAAAATCATTAAAATCACAACTTGAGGATTTTGCTCTAATATCATCTTCAGGAGGTCAAATTTTGACACAACGGGAAAAGCAATCAGACATACAATTCAAGACAAAACCTCAACCTTCATTCAATAAAAAGTTTGATTTGTTGATGGCGAATTTGAATGAGAATTGTAAAAACGGATATACAAACTACATTTTTTGTGCTTCGGACCAACAGGCAAAAAGGCTACATGATATTTTCGATGAAGTTGACCATGACATTGAATACAAGACTCATGTTTTTCCAATATTCCAAGGGTTCATTGATGATGATTTAAAACTAGCCTGTTATACAGATCACCAGATTTTTGACCGCTATCATAAATTCCATTTAAAAAATGGTTATGCCAAAAAACAGGCGATTACACTGACGGAATTAAATAGGTTGGAAGTCGGGGATTATGTCACCCATATTGATCATGGAATCGGCAAATTTGGCGGTCTTCAAAAAATAGATGTTGAAGGCAAAAAACAGGAGGCTATTAAATTAATGTATGGCGATCGCGATATTCTATATGTTAGTATCCACTCCCTACACAAAATATCAAAATTCAATGGTAAAGATGGTGCTGCCCCAAAAATTTACAAACTTGGTTCAGCCGCTTGGAAAAAGCTAAAACAAAAAACAAAATCCCGAGTCAAACAAATTGCATTTGATCTTATCAAGGTCTACGCGAAAAGAAGATTGGAAAAAGGATTCCAATATGACCCGGACAGTTATTTGCAGCTAGAACTTGAGGCTTCTTTTATTTATGAAGACACCCCAGACCAAGGAAAAGCAACTGAAGATGTCAAAAAAGACATGGAAAGTGAACGACCAATGGACCGGCTCGTTTGTGGTGATGTAGGTTTTGGAAAGACCGAAGTAGCTATCCGTGCGGCATTCAAAGCCGTGGACAATGGAAAACAGGTTGCCATATTGGTTCCCACTACAATTTTGGCATATCAGCACCATAGAACTTTCTCCGAACGATTAAAAGAGTTGCCGGTTTCTGTAGACTATCTCAATAGATTTAGAACAGCAAAAGAAAAGCGTGAAACCCTTGAAAGACTTGAGAACGGCAAAGTAGATATCATCATCGGCACTCATCAACTGGTCAACAAAAATGTAAAGTTCAAGGACCTAGGGTTATTGATTGTTGATGAAGAACAAAAATTTGGTGTTTCCGTCAAAGACAAACTCAAATCGATTAAAGAAAATGTCGATGTTTTGACCTTAACCGCAACACCAATTCCAAGAACCCTGCAATTTAGTTTAATGGCGGCGAGAGACTTGTCGGTAATCAACACTCCACCACCAAATCGATATCCTATTGAGAGTAATGTGATACGATTCAATGAAGAAATAATTAGAGATGCTGTCTCATATGAAATCCAGAGAGGAGGACAAATATTCTTTATCCATAACCGAATTGAAAATATCAAAGAAGTGGCAGGCATGCTTCAAAGACTTGTTCCTGATGCCAAAATCGGCATTGGTCATGGACAAAAGGATGGCAAAAAGTTAGAAGCACTGATGTTGGCCTTTATGAATGGAGAATTTGATGTACTAGTCTCGACAACAATCGTTGAAAGTGGTCTTGATGTTACCAATGCCAATACAATTTTCATTAATAATGCCAATAATTTTGGATTGAGTGACCTACATCAAATGCGAGGTCGTGTAGGCCGAAGCAATAAAAAGGCTTTCTGTTATTTTATTACTCCACCTTATGAGGTTATGACCAACGAGGCCAGAAAAAGAATTCAGGCCTTGGAACAATTCACAGAATTGGGAAGTGGCTTCAATATAGCAATGAAAGATTTAGAAATTCGTGGGGCAGGAGACCTTTTGGGAGGTGAGCAAAGCGGGTTTATTAATGAGATTGGATTTGACGCATATCAAAAAATATTGGCCGAAGCCATCGATGAATTAAAGGAAAACGAGTTTAAAGAGCTATACGATGAAGTTGAAGGGCATCACGAGAAAGTGTTTGTAAAAGAAACCCAGATTGATACTGATTTTGAGCTATTATTCCCCGATGATTATGTGAACAATATCTCTGAAAGATTGAGCCTATATACGGAACTCAATTCTATCAAAGACGAAGAAGCGTTACAAAAATTTGAATTAGAGTTAGTTGATCGTTTTGGAGAACTACCAACCCCTGTGGTAGATTTATTGAACTCGGTTAGAATAAAATGGATTGCCAATACCATAGGTCTTGAAAAAGTAGTGATGAAACAAAACAAGCTCATTGGATATTTTGTGTCAGACCAAGAATCTGAATTCTATCAGAGTGAGGCATTCACTAAAGTACTTCAATTTGTACAGGCGAACCCTGCCGCATGCAAAATGAAAGAAAAACAGACCCGTAACGGACTTCGTTTACTTTTAACCTTTGACAGTGTGGGTTCGATAGATAGTGCCTTAGAGGCATTAAAACCTTTGGGAAAATCACTTGAAAAAAGCTGAATTTAAAAAAAGGATTTGGAGGACAATAACCAATATTTGTTTACCTTACCACCTCTTCAATTAATCAAAAAAAGAATAAATCATAAGAATGGAGTTTAATCTTGCAGAAAAACTGGCCATAGTTAGAGTGCTGGAATCCGTAATCATAGCAGACGGTATTGTACATAAAAATGAATTAAATACTTTGAGTGATTTAATGAAACGGCTCGATTTTGATAGTAATTTTCTTGTGCAAGCAAGAGCCGTCGCTACCAATCAGGCTATACTTATCCTTAACGAAATGCCAGATGATAAAAAAAAGGCTTTGGCCTCAATACTGGATGAAATGGCCATGTCGGACGGATTTCTCCATGAAAAAGAGGTTGAAGTTATTATTAAAACCTGCACAGGAATGGGGATTCTTAATAGATGATTACCATTATCCTCAAAGCCTAACCTTTTTAAAACATTTAAACAACTAATCAAATTGGATTGCTAAAATCGTAAAACATGTTAAAATCTAAATTCTTTCTTCTTTTACTTCTGACATTGAGTATGGGCATATCGGCTCAAAATGCTGATTCACTTTATATGCGCCAGAATTACAACCTCAAAGAGTTCCGTATTCCTATGCGCGATGGTGTTGAACTTTTCACAGTCGTATATACTCCAAAAGACACTTCTAAAAAAGCTCCGATTCTTATGAATCGGACTTGCTACAATGCCTCTAATTATACCGATTTCAACGTAAGTAGGTACCCATCAAGATACGTCATGAGAGATGGTTATATCCTCGTGTTTCAAGATGTACGAGGAAGATATATGTCTGATGGCACGTTCGACAATATGCGCCCCAATATTCCAGGAAACAACCCTAAAAACAAAAAGGATATTGATGAAAGTTCAGATACTTGGGACACTATAGATTGGATGATCAAGAATATTAAAAACAATAATGGCAAGGTTGGAATGTACGGTATTTCTTATCCTGGGTTCTATACAGCCGCGGCATTACCTGATGCTCATCCTGCACTAAAAGCATCATCTCCACAGGCACCTATTTCTGATTTTTTCTTTGATGATTTTCATCATCAAGGTGCGTATCTACAAAGTTATACCGCAGCGTTTGCGGTTTTTGGTTACCAAAAAGACAGCCTAACGCGCAGCCCTTGGTACATAGATAAAATAAAGCGGTTTTATGATGCTCCTGCAGCAGATGGTTATGATTTTCATTTACGTTTAGGGCCTTTAAAGAATATTACAGAAAAATATCACCATGACAATTTTTTCTGGAAACAGATTGTTGACCATCCCAACTATGATGAATTTTGGCAGATACGAAGTATTCTTCCCCACTTGAAAGATGTAAACCATGCTGTTATGACCGTTGGCGGTTGGTTCGATGCTGAAGATCTTTACGGTCCTTTATCGATTTATAAAGCAATTGAGGCCTCTAGCCCTAAGGCTCAAAATACCATTGTCATGGGACCATGGGATCATGGTGGCTGGGCTAGGGAAAAGGGCAAGACCACCCATAATCATATTTATTTTGGTGATAGTATTTCAACTTTTTATCAGAAAGAAATAGAACAAAAGTTCTTCGCACATCATTTAAAAGGTAAAAAATCAAATCCTTTGCCAGAAGCCTATATGTTCGACACTGGTGTTAAAAAATGGGAAACCTTTGACGAATGGCCACCCAAAGAAATAGAACCAGTGACCTTACATTTTGGTAAGAATGGCCGTTTGGCAATAAACGAACCAACTGATGAGAAAACAACTTTTGACTATGTAAGTGATCCTAACAAGCCTGTGCCTTATAGATCGCAGACCGAGGGACTTACTTTTACACCGAGACTTTTCATGTCAGATGACCAACGCCATGCATCAAGGAGACCTGATGTTTTGACCTTCGAATCTGAAATACTAGCTGATAATATTGTTTTGGCCGGAGAAATAGTTTCCAAATTAAAGGTCTCTATGACAGGGAGCGATGCCGACTTTATTGTTAAGTTAATAGATGTTTATCCTGATAATCATCCCAATTATGAGCATAATCCAGAAAATATTGTAATGGGTGGATATCAACAATTAGTACGTTCCGAGGTTTTTAGGGGAAGGTTTAGAAATGGCTTTGAAAAACCGGAACCCTTCACCCCTGAAGAACCAACCAACGTCAATTTTAGATT contains:
- a CDS encoding DUF6428 family protein is translated as MKTKEFLSLLKENSNKSLLFEYKTGQLVGANYHITEVKNLTVDAVDCGANTDFWKETIIQLWESPKEKDKRDYMSAYKALSILNKVDSMKPMEKDVEVKFEYSNPNFHTAQLFVNGFSIENDKVIMKLGLEKTDCKAKSTCGVPVEKVAQEEACCTPSGGCC
- a CDS encoding GNAT family N-acetyltransferase — protein: MHIYAMAPKDWESVSKIYKAGINTGCATFEKKVPSYEDWDKAHISSCRIVIKENDKVIGWAALSTVSSRCVYGGVAEVSVYVGQDHSGKGAGKLLMMHLIAQSEKDGFWTLQSGIFPENEASIALHKKAGFRYIGKREKVGQLDGVWKDNLLFERRSKTIGIS
- a CDS encoding GNAT family N-acyltransferase, whose product is MGLVTAKEVAKAINLHKYGFLGTFMGWVLMKVTRISGINRFYTKHKHLEGIEFLDAILRHYQIDFEIPDEDFKRLPKDGAYITISNHPLGGIDGVLLLKLLVTHRSDFKIIANFLLNRIEPMSPYILPVNPFENHKDVKSSIAGFKSAMSHLGNGHPLGIFPAGEVSTYKDDRLIVDKPWEEAALKLIRRANVPVVPIYFHAKNSKFFYRLSKISDIFRTAKLPSEVYSQKNRPIKVRIGQPISVQMQNEQETLADFTELLRKKTYLLSNAYEKERLIDQIPTSLKLPKTPKKIATAVRTEVIEGEIEKLREKDCRMLQSKNYEVFLAKAIDMPFILKEIGRQREVTFRAIGEGTNNSIDLDKFDEYYHHLFLWDDKDKEIVGAYRMGMGSEIFKHHGIDGFYLQDLFRFEPELFGMMKQSIEMGRAYIIKKYQQKPMPLFLLWKGIVHTTLRHPEHKYLIGGVSISNQFSNFSKSLMIEFMKSNYWDPYVAQYISPKKEFKVKLKDADKEFIFDETEADLNKFDRMINEVEPGNLRLPVLIKKYIKQNAKVVAFNVDPLFNNSVDGLMYIRIADLPESTVKPVMEEFQAELERKFAENLQNGDKD
- a CDS encoding aspartate kinase — its product is MRIFKFGGASVKDADGVKNLVKVLTEVGHKNTLLVVSAMGKTTNAMEKIIDCYFNDKVGLKEAFQEVIEYHNGILLDLFKNDKHEVFSKTKTLFEEVKGFLAWNKSPKYSFVYDQVVGYGELVSTTILSAYLNEVGIKNSWLDVRDFIKTDNNYRDAVVNWEKTQEKVTSGIDVDKLYITQGFLGSDDNNFTTTLGREGSDYTAAIFAYCLNANSVTIWKDVPGVLNADPRYFEEAQLLNKISYREAIELAFYGASVIHPKTLQPLQRKEIPLLVKSFINPKGKGTTVGKGTTLEPKVPCYIMKKDQVLMRLSSLDFSFIVENSISELFKMLHDHKMKVDLIQNSAISFSVCVDNKFGQLQELLNLLKSRFNVVCHEGVSLYTIRHFDSDAISSLQNGHEILLEQRANETVQLVVK
- a CDS encoding GNAT family N-acetyltransferase, with product MKMNIRDAKASDMKSVLELIKELASFEKEPGAVEVTEDDLVRDGFGSNKLFHCFVAESDSKIVGMALVYNRYSTWKGPIIHLEDLVVAESMRGSGLGTALLDEVVKYGAARGAKRINWEVIDWNEPAIAFYEKKGAKVLRDWDVVQLDENGINSYLRSI
- the fbp gene encoding class 1 fructose-bisphosphatase — protein: MVGKKHKTLGEFIIENQTSFQYSSGELSKLINAIRLAAKVVNHEVNKAGLVDILGAAGDTNIQGENQQKLDVMANDIFIQTLKNREIVCGIASEEEDDFITINSNDEQHQNKYVVLIDPLDGSSNIDVNVSVGTIFSIYRRVTPVGTPVKLKDFLQPGKNQVAAGYIVYGTSTMLVYTTGHGVNGFTLNPAIGTFYLSHPDMRFPETGKIYSVNEGNYIHFPQGVKDYIKYCQEEEDDRPYTSRYIGSLVSDFHRNMIKGGIYMYPKSSLASNGKLRLLYECNPMAFLAEQANGRASDGTTRIMEIKPTELHERAPFFCGSNKMVEKLEEFIDQQA
- a CDS encoding TerB family tellurite resistance protein: MPILDLYNHSEKRRNLAHFASIATLAAVDGEVNPREMHLLESFAHKLDISEAEFKEVMKKKNKYPIDPQNSSEQRLERLFDLFKIIFADNEVEDEEMVLLKKYAIGLGYTSEKADRIIEKSIAIFTGRIDFEDYLYLIKR
- the mfd gene encoding transcription-repair coupling factor, with product MIQTTIQQLFTQSPQTRKLQDAIAQTENNIAIKGLIGSSLSFMFSSLFKENDLPFLLIFNDKEEAAYYLNDLELLIGEKDVLFYPGSYRRPYQIEETDNANVLLRAEVLNRINSRKKPAVIVTYPDALFEKVVTRKELDKNTLKIKVDDSLSLDFLNEVLFEYQFKRVDFVTEPGEFSVRGGIVDVFSFSHDEPYRIEFFGDEVDSIRTFDVETQLSTEKVTRITIIPNVENKLLNETRESFLNYISPKTVVYGKNLEMLFDRLDSFFTKAEESFAKLSEDIKHVEPSELFVNSKSLKSQLEDFALISSSGGQILTQREKQSDIQFKTKPQPSFNKKFDLLMANLNENCKNGYTNYIFCASDQQAKRLHDIFDEVDHDIEYKTHVFPIFQGFIDDDLKLACYTDHQIFDRYHKFHLKNGYAKKQAITLTELNRLEVGDYVTHIDHGIGKFGGLQKIDVEGKKQEAIKLMYGDRDILYVSIHSLHKISKFNGKDGAAPKIYKLGSAAWKKLKQKTKSRVKQIAFDLIKVYAKRRLEKGFQYDPDSYLQLELEASFIYEDTPDQGKATEDVKKDMESERPMDRLVCGDVGFGKTEVAIRAAFKAVDNGKQVAILVPTTILAYQHHRTFSERLKELPVSVDYLNRFRTAKEKRETLERLENGKVDIIIGTHQLVNKNVKFKDLGLLIVDEEQKFGVSVKDKLKSIKENVDVLTLTATPIPRTLQFSLMAARDLSVINTPPPNRYPIESNVIRFNEEIIRDAVSYEIQRGGQIFFIHNRIENIKEVAGMLQRLVPDAKIGIGHGQKDGKKLEALMLAFMNGEFDVLVSTTIVESGLDVTNANTIFINNANNFGLSDLHQMRGRVGRSNKKAFCYFITPPYEVMTNEARKRIQALEQFTELGSGFNIAMKDLEIRGAGDLLGGEQSGFINEIGFDAYQKILAEAIDELKENEFKELYDEVEGHHEKVFVKETQIDTDFELLFPDDYVNNISERLSLYTELNSIKDEEALQKFELELVDRFGELPTPVVDLLNSVRIKWIANTIGLEKVVMKQNKLIGYFVSDQESEFYQSEAFTKVLQFVQANPAACKMKEKQTRNGLRLLLTFDSVGSIDSALEALKPLGKSLEKS